One Oryza sativa Japonica Group chromosome 8, ASM3414082v1 DNA window includes the following coding sequences:
- the LOC136351615 gene encoding CBS domain-containing protein CBSX6-like: protein MAHIVFLRASAADLTAGKPPLAGVPASAPLSAAAAAIPASSEAAVAVWRVDGASHHHHHRAPTAAATVVGLLSSIDVVAFLANHPGGAAAAFMTPAGDVVPHEHALVRQVQPDTRLIEIVELMKQGARRVLVGKNIKEGCAINKQPFAPFYKAVLKITGTPRRNPSPSPSPATRSPSTTLGRDRYCCLTREDIVRFLINCLGALAPIPMQSIASLGAISRAYSHVEDSSPAIGAAWELPSDPRAVAVVRTGHDGSRVILGEISGHKLWKKDYAAAAEAMATMSAMDFATGVDESGPSPTATAAAAAGNVGGGGARARMGSVEEEIAPVPRLTRFSSRKIGFSASLANMIMVSHRKNRVLTCKATSSLAAVMAQMLSHRATHLWVVEDGDADKGAVLVGMIGYMEILRAVTRGVVVPPA, encoded by the exons ATGGCCcacatcgtcttcctccgcgcctccgccgccgacctcaCCGCCGGCAAGCCGCCGCTGGCGGGCGTCCCGGCGTCCGCGCCGCtctccgcggcggccgcggccatcCCGGCGTCGTCCGAGGCCGCCGTGGCCGTCTGGCGCGTCGACGGcgcctcccaccaccaccaccaccgggcGCCCACCGCGGCGGCCACCGTCGTCGGCCTGCTCAGCTCCATCGACGTCGTCGCCTTCCTCGCCAACcaccccggcggcgccgccgccgcgttcatgacccccgccggcgacgtcgtgcCCCACGAACACGCCCTCGTGCGCCAGGTCCAGCCCGACACGAG ATTGATAGAAATAGTGGAGTTGATGAAGCAGGGAGCGAGGCGAGTGCTGGTTGGCAAGAACATCAAGGAAGGATGCGCCATCAACAAGCAGCCATTCGCGCCCTTCTACAAGGCCGTGCTCAAGATCACCGGGACGCCGCGGCGGaatccgtcgccgtcgccgtcgccggccaccaggtcgccgtcgacgacgttgGGCCGCGACAGATACTGCTGCCTCACGCGGGAGGACATCGTGCGCTTCCTCATCAACTGCCTCGGCGCGCTCGCCCCCATCCCGATGCAATCCATCGCCTCCCTCGGCGCGATCAGCCGCGCCTACTCCCACGTCGAGGACTCCTCCCCCGCCATTGGCGCCGCCTGGGAGCTCCCCTCCgacccgcgcgccgtcgccgtcgtgcggACTGGCCACGACGGCTCGCGGGTGATTCTTGGCGAGATCTCCGGCCACAAGCTGTGGAAGAAAGACTacgcggccgccgcggaggcgATGGCGACCATGTCGGCGATGGACTTCGCCACCGGCGTCGACGAGAGCGGGCCGTCGcctaccgccaccgccgccgccgccgctggcaatgtcggcggcggcggcgcgcgtgcgcggaTGGGGAGCGTCGAGGAGGAGATCGCGCCTGTGCCGAGGCTGACGAGGTTCAGCAGCAGGAAGATCGGGTTCTCGGCGAGCTTGGCGAACATGATCATGGTGAGCCACCGGAAGAACCGGGTGCTGACCTGCAAGGCGACGagctcgctcgccgccgtcatggCGCAGATGCTGTCGCACAGGGCCACGCATCTCTGGGTCGTCGAGGATGGCGACGCCGACAAAGGCGCCGTCTTGGTTGGCATGATTGGGTACATGGAGATCCTCAGGGCGGTCACTAGAGGTGTTGTTGTCCCTCCGGCTTGA
- the LOC4346119 gene encoding putative F-box/kelch-repeat protein At1g15680, which yields MAILKSCSIDSEIALIGDDLLSEIIVRLPFKSVARSACVSKDWRAAVSDDYLRRRLPLLMTTVYFPDDDAVAAGGGGGGGPRFACAASDGNDGHRLEDCHLGFLPERGGVVVCDGCNGLLLCRSPGTPEFFVVDPVTRRWAALPAPAKAATLSVLAFDPSTSPDYRVVNFTGWRDRGAAVEVFSSATWAWTARDTEFGGVPASSLSGSMHYHDGILYILASEPDCLVSLNLADFSSTAAVIDLPEPVDGGDAHVAHSGGRLHYIFRDGELLKVWELDDDDQWRPKHAVKVEHLAHGGGEVRFLAMHPEEEDVVYTWSPWKVVEHDLRRKTTTCHCQAWEFGEGERNRVVKAWLVPSSCYLSDCLAHCPVKC from the coding sequence ATGGCAATTCTGAAGAGTTGTTCAATTGACAGTGAGATCGCCCTCATCGGCGACGATCTTCTGTCGGAGATAATCGTCAGGCTCCCGTTCAAATCCGTGGCGCGCTCCGCCTGCGTCTCCAAGGATtggcgcgccgccgtctccgacgACTACCTCCGCCGCAGGCTGCCGCTGCTCATGACCACCGTGTACTtccccgacgacgacgctgtcgccgccggcggcggaggtggaggtggcccGCGGTTCGCGTGCGCGGCGTCCGACGGCAACGATGGTCACCGCCTCGAGGACTGCCACCTCGGGTTCTTGCCGGAACGCGGCGGCGTTGTGGTATGCGACGGCTGCAATGGCTTGCTGCTCTGTCGATCGCCCGGCACGCCGGAGTTCTTCGTCGTCGACCCGGTGAcgaggcggtgggcggcgctcccggcgccggcgaaggcggcgacgctGTCCGTGCTGGCGTTCGACCCGTCCACCTCGCCGGACTACCGCGTGGTCAACTTCACCGGGTGGCGCgaccgcggcgcggcggtggaggtgttCTCATCGGCGACGTGGGCGTGGACGGCGCGCGACACGGAgttcggcggcgtcccggcgagCTCGCTCTCCGGCTCGATGCACTACCACGACGGCATCCTCTACATCCTCGCCTCCGAACCCGACTGCCTCGTCTCCCTAAACCTCGCCGACTTCTCATCCACGGCGGCGGTGATCGACCTCCCCGAgccggtggacggcggcgacgcccaCGTCGCGCACTCCGGCGGCCGGCTGCACTACATCTTCCGCGACGGCGAGCTTCTCAAGGTCTGggagctcgacgacgacgaccaatgGCGGCCGAAGCATGCCGTCAAGGTGGAACACCTCGCGCATGGAGGAGGCGAGGTGAGGTTCTTGGCGATGcacccggaggaggaggacgtggTGTACACGTGGTCGCCATGGAAGGTGGTGGAGCACGAtctgaggaggaagacgacgacctgCCATTGCCAAGCTTGGGAGTTTGGTGAGGGGGAGAGGAATCGTGTCGTCAAGGCGTGGCTCGTGCCGTCGTCGTGCTACCTATCGGATTGCTTAGCTCATTGTCCCGTGAAGTGTTga
- the LOC9268337 gene encoding putative F-box/kelch-repeat protein At1g15680 → MIFMCVTCMSSSLTNSSAMEFCDDLLVEILSRLPFKSLARFKCVSRSWRALISGGDLRRRLPLLAAGLFVGDGGGGEPRYATACSGDGVEFCDMSFFPLAETAARVVDACEGLLLYRSLAAASAMYVACPATRRWAALPVPRREAQLPLLAFDPADGGGGSPRYHVVCFVAWQERGATVDVFSSETGAWAERDAAFGGVEASSLSPTTHYRGGVLHVLAYPDRVVLMDLAATTTTTTSVAPGRLAPRLPDDVDAGARLGHSRGRLHYAKCDGERLRVWALDVDAASPGSCQWILTNTVCVNEMTINGGLWAASEVKFLAFHPDMADVVYLSSPEGKVASCDMRRKEMVSSWKLGAEHHVVRFWLLGFSSGLMSCLGGEQACQIAGAS, encoded by the coding sequence ATGATATTTATGTGTGTGACATGTATGTCGAGTTCGTTAACCAACTCGTCTGCAATGGAATTCTGTGACGATTTGCTCGTGGAGATTCTCTCGAGGCTCCCGTTCAAGTCGCTTGCAAGATTCAAGTGCGTCTCCCGCTCATGGCGCGCGCTCAtctccggcggcgacctccgccgccggctcccgctgctcgccgccggcttgttcgtcggcgacggcggcggcggcgagccgaggTACGCCACCGCGTGCTCCGGCGATGGTGTTGAGTTCTGCGACATGAGCTTCTTCCCGctggcggagacggcggcgagggtcGTCGACGCGTGCGAGGGGTTGCTGCTGTACAGGTcgctcgccgcggcgtcggcgatgtaCGTCGCCTgcccggcgacgaggaggtgggcggcgctGCCGGTGCCGCGGAGGGAGGCGCAGCTCCCGCTGCTGGCGTTCGacccggccgacggcggcggcggctcgccgcgCTACCACGTCGTCTGCTTCGTGGCGTGGCAGGAGCGCGGCGCCACCGTGGACGTCTTCTCGTCGGAGACCGGCGCGTGGGCGGAGCGCGACGCGGCGTTCGGCGGCGTCGAGGCCTCGTCGCTGTCCCCCACCACGCACTaccgcggcggcgtcctccacGTGCTCGCGTACCCGGACCGCGTCGTGCTCATGGACCTCGCCGCcacgaccacgacgacgacgtcggtgGCGCCGGGCAGGCTCGCGCCACGGCTGcccgacgacgtcgacgccggcgcGCGCCTCGGCCACTCCCGCGGCCGGCTCCACTACGCCAAGTGCGACGGCGAGCGGCTGAGGGTCTGGGCcctcgacgtcgacgccgcctcgccgggCTCATGCCAATGGATCTTGACGAACACCGTCTGTGTCAACGAGATGACCATCAATGGCGGGCTCTGGGCGGCAAGCGAGGTCAAGTTCTTGGCGTTCCACCCGGACATGGCCGACGTGGTGtacctctcgtcgccggagggGAAGGTGGCGAGCTGTGACatgaggaggaaggagatggtGAGCTCGTGGAAGCTGGGAGCTGAGCACCATGTCGTCAGGTTTTGGTTGCTTGGTTTCTCCTCGGGTTTGATGAGCTGCCTGGGTGGCGAGCAAGCATGCCAGATTGCcggtgctagctag